Proteins encoded together in one Henckelia pumila isolate YLH828 unplaced genomic scaffold, ASM3356847v2 CTG_477:::fragment_3, whole genome shotgun sequence window:
- the LOC140872857 gene encoding enhancer of rudimentary homolog isoform X2: MSNRHTIILMQTSQHRATRTFMDYDSISQAMDGICGLYERKLKELYPAIRNITYDISDLYNFIDGLADLSALVYDHSVQAYLPYDRQWIKQRTLQHLKKLAQ, from the exons ATG TCGAACAGGCATACTATTATTCTCATGCAAACATCTCAGCATAGAGCAACTCGGACTTTCATGGATTATGACTCCATCAGTCAAGCAATGGATG GGATCTGTGGACTATATGAGAGAAAACTCAAGGAACTGTATCCAGCCATAAGAAACATAACTTATGACATTTCAGATCTTTACAATTTTATCGATGGACTTGCTGATCTGAGTGCATTAGT CTATGATCACTCAGTTCAGGCTTACCTACCTTATGATCGACAGTGGATAAAGCAGAGGACATTACAGCACTTAAAGAAGCTGGCTCAATGA
- the LOC140872857 gene encoding enhancer of rudimentary homolog isoform X1, which yields MQSNRHTIILMQTSQHRATRTFMDYDSISQAMDGICGLYERKLKELYPAIRNITYDISDLYNFIDGLADLSALVYDHSVQAYLPYDRQWIKQRTLQHLKKLAQ from the exons ATGCAGTCGAACAGGCATACTATTATTCTCATGCAAACATCTCAGCATAGAGCAACTCGGACTTTCATGGATTATGACTCCATCAGTCAAGCAATGGATG GGATCTGTGGACTATATGAGAGAAAACTCAAGGAACTGTATCCAGCCATAAGAAACATAACTTATGACATTTCAGATCTTTACAATTTTATCGATGGACTTGCTGATCTGAGTGCATTAGT CTATGATCACTCAGTTCAGGCTTACCTACCTTATGATCGACAGTGGATAAAGCAGAGGACATTACAGCACTTAAAGAAGCTGGCTCAATGA
- the LOC140872830 gene encoding probable phospholipid hydroperoxide glutathione peroxidase isoform X2 — translation MASMTVSSVLPVRSLGPARLQSRSKSSSMAFVDSSHETTLASSKSAFLRNGFSTLSSNVSGIPLKSRSFATVFARAATEKTIHDFTVKDIDGKDVALSQFKGKVLLVVNVASKCGLGSSNYPELSDIYEKYKTQGFEVLAFPCNQFGGQEPGSNAEIKEFASTKYKAEFPIFDKVDVNGPNTAPVYEFLKKNAGGLFGDLIKWNFEKFLVDKNGAVIQRYASTTSPFQIEKDIQKALAA, via the exons ATGGCTTCCATGACCGTCTCTTCTGTTCTGCCTGTGCGTAGTTTAGGTCCGGCCAGGCTACAGTCCAGATCAAAATCTTCTTCCATGGCGTTTGTCGATTCTTCCCATGAAACAACCCTTGCTTCATCAAAATCTGCTTTCTTGCGAAATGGGTTCTCAACTTTATCCTCAAATGTATCTGGGATTCCCTTAAAGTCTCGATCTTTTGCCACTGTTTTTGCCAGAGCCGCCACGGAGAAGACTATACATGACTTCACCGTCAAG GATATTGATGGGAAGGATGTTGCCCTTAGTCAATTCAAAGGGAAGGTGCTTCTAGTAGTGAATGTTGCTTCAAAATG CGGTTTGGGATCGTCAAACTACCCGGAGCTGTCCGATATTTACGAAAAATACAAAACTCAAG GATTTGAAGTACTAGCCTTCCCTTGTAATCAGTTCGGGGGCCAAGAACCGGGATCAAACGCCGAAATTAAGGAATTTGCTAGCACAAAATATAAAGCAGAGTTTCCCATCTTTGATAAG GTTGACGTGAATGGACCAAATACAGCTCCGGTATATGAATTCCTGAAGAAAAATGCTGGGGGATTGTTTGGTGATTTGATTAAATGGAACTTCGAGAAATTTTTGGTGGACAAAAATGGTGCGGTAATCCAACGATACGCGTCAACGACTTCTCCTTTTCAAATAGAG AAGGATATACAGAAGGCACTGGCGGCATGA
- the LOC140872830 gene encoding probable phospholipid hydroperoxide glutathione peroxidase isoform X3, protein MASMTVASFLPVSSLGPAKLQSRSKFSSMAFVDSSHETTLSSSKSAFLRNGFSTLSSNVSGIPLKSRSFATVFARTATEKTIHDFTVKDIDGKDVALSQFKGKVLLVVNVASKCGLGSSNYPELSDIYEKYKTQGFEVLAFPCNQFGGQEPGSNAEIKEFASTKYKAEFPIFDKVDVNGPNTAPVYEFLKKNAGGLFGDLIKWNFEKFLVDKNGAVIQRYASTTSPFQIEKDIQKALAA, encoded by the exons ATGGCTTCCATGACCGTCGCTTCTTTTCTGCCTGTGAGTAGTTTAGGTCCGGCCAAGCTACAGTCCAGATCAAAATTTTCTTCCATGGCGTTTGTCGATTCGTCCCATGAAACAACcctttcttcatcaaaatctgcTTTCTTGCGAAATGGGTTCTCGACTTTATCCTCAAATGTATCTGGGATTCCCTTAAAGTCTCGATCTTTTGCCACTGTTTTTGCCAGAACCGCCACGGAGAAAACCATACACGACTTTACCGTCAAG GATATTGATGGGAAGGATGTTGCCCTTAGTCAATTCAAAGGGAAGGTGCTTCTAGTAGTGAATGTTGCTTCAAAATG CGGTTTGGGATCGTCAAACTACCCGGAGCTGTCCGATATTTACGAAAAATACAAAACTCAAG GATTTGAAGTACTAGCCTTCCCTTGTAATCAGTTCGGGGGCCAAGAACCGGGATCAAACGCCGAAATTAAGGAATTTGCTAGCACAAAATATAAAGCAGAGTTTCCCATCTTTGATAAG GTTGACGTGAATGGACCAAATACAGCTCCGGTATATGAATTCCTGAAGAAAAATGCTGGGGGATTGTTTGGTGATTTGATTAAATGGAACTTCGAGAAATTTTTGGTGGACAAAAATGGTGCGGTAATCCAACGATACGCGTCAACGACTTCTCCTTTTCAAATAGAG AAGGATATACAGAAGGCACTGGCGGCATGA
- the LOC140872830 gene encoding probable phospholipid hydroperoxide glutathione peroxidase isoform X1, with protein MASMTVASFLPVSSLGPAKLQSRSKFSSMAFVDSSHETTLSSSKSAFLRNGFSTLSSNVSGIPLKSRSFATVFARTATEKTIHDFTVKDIDGNDVTLSKFKGKVLLVVNVASKCGLTSSNYPELSNVYEKYKTQGFEILAFPCNQFGGQEPGSNAEIKQFACTRYKAEFPIFDKVDVNGPNTAPVFEFLKKNAGGLFGDLIKWNFEKFLVDKNGAVIQRYAPTTSPYQIEKDIQKALAAA; from the exons ATGGCTTCCATGACCGTCGCTTCTTTTCTGCCTGTGAGTAGTTTAGGTCCGGCCAAGCTACAGTCCAGATCAAAATTTTCTTCCATGGCGTTTGTCGATTCGTCCCATGAAACAACcctttcttcatcaaaatctgcTTTCTTGCGAAATGGGTTCTCGACTTTATCCTCAAATGTATCTGGGATTCCCTTAAAGTCTCGATCTTTTGCCACTGTTTTTGCCAGAACCGCCACGGAGAAAACCATACACGACTTTACCGTCAAG GATATTGATGGGAATGATGTTACCCTCAGTAAATTCAAAGGAAAGGTGCTTTTAGTAGTGAATGTTGCTTCAAAATG CGGTTTGACATCGTCAAACTACCCGGAGCTGTCCAATGTCTACGAAAAATACAAAACTCAAG GATTTGAAATACTAGCCTTCCCTTGTAATCAGTTCGGGGGCCAAGAACCGGGATCAAACGCCGAAATTAAGCAGTTTGCTTGCACAAGATACAAAGCAGAGTTTCCCATCTTTGATAAG GTTGATGTGAATGGACCAAATACAGCTCCAGTGTTTGAATTTCTGAAGAAAAACGCTGGGGGATTATTTGGTGATTTGATTAAATGGAACTTCGAGAAATTTTTGGTGGACAAAAATGGTGCGGTTATCCAACGATACGCGCCAACGACTTCTCCTTATCAAATAGAG AAGGATATACAGAAGGCACTGGCAGCGGCATGA
- the LOC140872829 gene encoding serine decarboxylase-like has translation MEALYSIQKAPVTSKLNGHREDENLDCIGVVEARDENRVGNILNEFQEYLTGTGIASYHIGFAINQNCDHHLALSPFLEFSLNNVGDPFKECNYDFHSKKFERGVLDWFAHLWGLGKDEYWGYITNGGTEGNLHALLLGRELLPDGILYASMDSHYSIFKAARMYRMDCERIETLSSGEMDCTGLEDRLLHNRGKPAIINVNLGTTFKGGVDNLDLVIKTLEECGYSQDQYYIHCDAALFGLVIPFLKQGPNYNFDKPIGSLAISGHKFLGSPMPCGVLLTRKKYINVLSQSVEYIDNLDTTISGSRNGHAPICMWYTLSIKGNVGFEQEIGRCVMYARYLRDRLKSEGISSMINETSFVVVFERPLDQEFVRLWKLQCQGGMAHVVVMPHVTKKMLDRFVDDLRLRRKVWYGCGKMEPPCLAEDMGVLNCACSVHGKGK, from the exons ATGGAAGCCCTCTACTCAATTCAAAAG GCTCCCGTGACAAGCAAACTCAATGGCCACAGAGAAGATGAGAATCTGGATTGTATCGGTGTGGTCGAAGCACGCGATGAGAATCGTGTGGGAAATATACtaaatgaatttcaagagtaTCTTACTGGAACTGGAATTGCCAGTTATCATATAG GTTTTGCAATAAACCAAAATTGCGACCATCACTTGGCCCTGTCTCCATTTCTCGAGTTCTCTTTAAACAACGTAGGGGATCCGTTCAAGGAGTGTAATTACGATTTTCATTCGAAAAAGTTCGAGAGAGGCGTTTTGGATTGGTTTGCGCATCTGTGGGGACTTGGAAAGGATGAGTACTGGGGATACATAACAAATGGTGGAACAGAAGGGAATCTTCATGCCCTTCTGCTCGG GAGAGAATTGTTGCCTGATGGGATTTTGTATGCATCAATGGATTCCCATTATTCTATATTCAAGGCGGCTCGAATGTATCGAATGGACTGCGAAAGAATAGAAACTTTATCCTCTGGTGagatggattgtactggacttgAAGATAGACTGCTTCACAACAGAGGAAAACCAGCCATAATCAATGTTAACTTGG GGACTACATTTAAAGGAGGTGTAGACAATCTTGATCTTGTTATAAAGACTCTTGAAGAATGTGGCTACTCACAAGACCAATATTACATTCACTGTGATGCAGCTTTATTTGGCTTAGTTATCCCCTTCCTCAAGCAG GGTCCAAACTACAATTTCGACAAGCCTATTGGAAGTTTGGCCATTTCAGGCCACAAGTTCTTAGGCTCCCCGATGCCATGTGGTGTTCTTCTCACAAGGAAGAAATACATCAACGTTCTCTCACAAAGCGTCGAATACATCGACAATCTCGACACAACAATCAGCGGTAGCCGAAACGGGCATGCTCCTATATGCATGTGGTACACCCTAAGCATAAAAGGTAATGTCGGATTCGAACAAGAAATAGGAAGATGTGTTATGTATGCTCGTTACCTAAGAGATCGTCTCAAGAGCGAAGGAATAAGCTCGATGATCAATGAAACAAGCTTCGTCGTCGTTTTCGAGCGTCCTTTAGACCAGGAGTTTGTTCGCTTGTGGAAGCTTCAATGCCAAGGAGGCATGGCACATGTTGTGGTGATGCCTCATGTAACTAAAAAGATGTTGGATCGATTCGTCGACGATCTTCGACTACGACGGAAGGTTTGGTATGGATGTGGGAAGATGGAGCCTCCTTGTCTTGCGGAGGATATGGGGGTTCTCAACTGTGCATGTTCAGTTCATGGAAAAGGGAAATGA